The following DNA comes from Salminus brasiliensis chromosome 21, fSalBra1.hap2, whole genome shotgun sequence.
ATGCCAGTGTGTTTGCTCTCACCGAAGAAATAGACAGGACTTGGACATTTTCCATGATGCTCATTTTATTCAATACACAACAGATTGTCTCTTAAATAAAATTGTACATTTACACATGAGATTGTATTTACAACTTGTATAATACCTTAAATGTTTACATGCAAGGTTCATCTATGAACCTACATCTTGTTATGAACTGGCTTTCAACAGCAAAACAGTCCCACTGAACAACCTGTAGAAATACCGATCCAGAACCTGGTTAAGAATTTTTCATTCACGTTTTTATTCAAgacaaacatttttaatcacGTTTTTTTTACTTAGTGCTTAGAAGCCATCTGCACTGTATGTTTCTCTTCTTTTGTCATTCATACCATTTTTATTCCATCTCCTCTTCTTCCAGAGCTCGTCCTTAAAATTCATTAGGAATGGAATGCACCTGCTTCATCTTCAGGTCGTCTGGGCCGAAGGAACCGGGCAGCAGCTCCTCAACTGTCATCTCCACGTAGGAACCGTCCGGCTTGGACAAATACACATCCCAGCTGGCACCGAACTGCACACAGTTAGACAGTTAGGACATTATAAGTGACTGCCCTGCAGACTCCTACACGGTTAAATGACCGCTTGATGGTCTAAGACTGCACTCACTTCTCTCATGAACTGGCGACAGCCTCCACAGGGGGAGATAAACTGCTCACACAAGTCACTGAAAGGCAAAAGCAGACTGATGAGGGTGACCGCTGCATGCACCGCCGTTTGGCAGTGAGGCTCAGATTAAGGTGCTCTATTATTATAGAGGATTTACAGGTAAACTGAGTAAGCTCCATAAACCATATTACGCAAGGATATGTTATACTGGGACATATACAGAATTTAAATGGGCAAAGTTGGAttacaatattattaatattattatcaaCATATTAATAACAATGTTAGTAAAATATTATTATGTTAATTTTACTGTCACACACAAGCATAATATTTGTCTTTTGCAGAATAAAAGTACATGTGAAGTTGTGATTTTGACTTTGACATCCCAAGCTCATGTAGCTGAATTCTTCTTTCAATGCTCGGATGATTGTTTACAGGGTCTTTTTACCTGTTGTTTACAGTCTTTACCATAGAAGCAGAACTACCGATTCCCATGATGCACTCTGAAAAACTTTCCTGTTCctgtgtattctgtgtgagaACTAAAGCTGTAGTACCTGGCTATTGCTATGGCTTTGAAATCCCTGTAGCCTTCTGACACGGCCTTGGAGATGGCAGTCCGCTCTGCGCAGATTCCCAGGTTGTAACAGGCGTTTTCTACATTGCAACCTGGAATGCaatgagataagataagataagataagataagataagataaaataatcctttattagtctcacagtggggaaattctcagtgtcacagcagcaaaaggatagcaagacactcagatgcaaaaacatagataatttaccactatatacacaatataaataatagaagtaaaaaaagcaataacaatattatttacagatta
Coding sequences within:
- the cdab gene encoding cytidine deaminase b, translated to MGDLKVRCELPTRQMNSLKMTSSGVTGLIRQSLEAKNFAYCPYSKFRVGAALLTGDGTVFTGCNVENACYNLGICAERTAISKAVSEGYRDFKAIAIASDLCEQFISPCGGCRQFMREFGASWDVYLSKPDGSYVEMTVEELLPGSFGPDDLKMKQVHSIPNEF